In Vitis riparia cultivar Riparia Gloire de Montpellier isolate 1030 chromosome 19, EGFV_Vit.rip_1.0, whole genome shotgun sequence, the following proteins share a genomic window:
- the LOC117909499 gene encoding probable glutathione S-transferase, whose protein sequence is MADEIILLDFWPSMFGMKVRIALAEKGLKNEYRDEDLFNKGPLLLEMNPIHKKIPVLIHNGKPICESQIIVQYIDEVWKDKSPLLPSDPYHRAQARFWADYIDKKLHLLGKMLWRTKGEEQEANKKEYIECLKLLEGELGDKPYFGGENFGFVDVNLMPYFSWLYVFEIAANFSIEAECPKLITWAKRCMEKESVSTSLPDRQKLYDFFLQLKKWHGIE, encoded by the exons ATGGCAGACGAGATTATTTTGCTGGACTTCTGGCCGAGCATGTTTGGTATGAAGGTCAGAATTGCACTAGCAGAGAAGGGTCTCAAAAATGAATACAGAGATGAGGACTTGTTCAACAAGGGCCCTCTACTTCTAGAGATGAACCCAATTCATAAGAAAATCCCAGTGCTGATCCATAATGGTAAACCCATTTGTGAGTCTCAGATAATAGTTCAGTATATTGATGAGGTTTGGAAGGATAAATCTCCATTATTGCCCTCGGATCCATACCATAGAGCTCAAGCCAGGTTCTGGGCTGACTACATAGACAAGAAG CTACACCTTCTCGGGAAAATGTTATGGAGAACCAAAGGAGAAGAGCAGGAGGCAAACAAGAAGGAGTACATTGAATGCCTTAAGCTATTGGAAGGAGAGCTAGGAGATAAGCCATATTTTGGtggtgaaaattttggttttgtggATGTGAATCTTATGCCATATTTTAGTTGGCTTTATGTATTTGAGATCGCTGCTAACTTCAGTATAGAAGCTGAGTGCCCAAAGTTGATTACATGGGCTAAAAGGTGCATGGAAAAGGAGAGTGTGTCCACTTCTCTTCCTGATCGTCAGAAGCTTTATGACTTCTTTTTACAATTGAAGAAGTGGCATGGTATAGAGTAG